GTGTGAAAAGCCTGGCCTGACTGATTTCTATcgtttgtttgcttgttgttGGTTCTGGTCACATTAATATTGTTGTGAAACAATACTTTCACCAACCTCGTAATGAGATGGCGAAAATGCTTAAAATCAagattttttataaaaaataattattttggtGGTAGACAATactcaaaaagaaaaaacatgttttgaaCATATTGTTGAAGAACGTCACACATTCACATCTGTATATTAATGTTTTTAGTGTTTTTACGCAAGTTCACCTTTTTCCCGCACATTTGGTTTCTCCTTTTTCTGTTTGTGCTTCCTAACAATCTTGTGGAATGAAGTCTTTTTCTGAGATGAAGATGACCCTGATGTgacgaaaaaaaaacacacaaatacacacacaaaaaaatcataAAGAAACAAAAGAAGAAGGGAATGGAACAGCCATGTTATGGAGTCATGTCATGGTCTTACTGAACAAAACGATTTTTGCACAGCAGAATTGCGGGCAAAAGACCtcacacaaaagaaaaacaacaacagaaaagtgCATTGTGGGGGGCATGATTGAAATGAAGGCCATTCCCCATTAACAGAAGGAGAATGCACAATGCTATGTTTTGGGGTGACGTTTGGGGGCCTACCCTTGGCAGCTTTAGGGCCCTCCTCTTGTGCTGTGGGGGGGCTGTcaggcttcttcttcttcaccacCGTGGTGCTCTTCTTGTCGAACGTCATGGGGCTGAACTGTGGCAGGCTGTTGAACTTTTTCTCAAACTCCTCCTCCAGTTTCCCCAGGCTGACAGgcgttgaaaaaaaacaaacatcacactaaATATGCAGGCTTCTGAttaatgttgaatgtgtttaatGTGATTTCAGCTTCAACTTGTCTTTCCAAGCAAGCAGAAAGTGTGAATAGGATGTGCTACAAAATGATATATTTTCACAAGCTTCTACTGCCAACTGTCAAAGCACGCAGAAAAGACATGCAGCTAAGGCTGAGACGTGCTCCTCACCCCTGCGACGACTCGTCTTTGGACTTGGACTTCTTCAGCTTCTTGGGGTTTGGGGGTCCCGTCGGGGGGACCACACAGCCCTCCTCCTGCCAGTTGGCATCGTGCTCCGACGCACGGAAAGCAAACCGTTTACCTAGAAAGAGACCATTCGTCAAAAACACATCAATTCTCTCGTGAATTTTCTTTTGCAtgtaacacaaaacacaaaaagggTGTGTACATTTctacaaaatgaataaaaaaaaaaaaagaaaagaataacAACAAACTAAACATGTTAAAAGAAGCGTAATATTTAACGACAATGACATCCGAGGACACCTGGCGCTGTCGTACCTCGGTCGATGTTGGCCCTCAGCGAGGTGAGCATGCCCTCGGACACCAGGGTCTTGTACAGCGCTCCTTTACAGCTCCTCTCAGACTTGCGGGAGCCCCGGCTCTCGGCGCCGCTCTCCATGGCCTCGAGGACCTTGTCCTTCTCCGCCTCCTCGTCTTTAGGCCTGAGGCCGGCTGCGGGGGGCTCCTGGCCCCCGCTGGGGACGGCCCCGGGGGACTGAGCGGCACTTACCCCGCCCGCCTCCTCTTCTGACATCTCCACCGCTTCCTCTTTGGGACTGGCGGGAACGACCtccgtctccatctcctcctcctcctcctcttcttcctccttgaGGTCAtcctcgttgttgttgttgttgttgttgttctccacCTCCGACAGCGAGGAGACGCTGTGCAGCCGGACGGGATtcccgctctcctctcccttgGCGGTCGCCTCCTCGTTTGCCGGCCCCTTGGGAGGCGTCTTGGGGGTCCTGGGCTTGCTCTTCTTCTTGGGCGACCCGGGGCTGACAGTGCCGCCGCCGTCCTGGGACCTCTTCCTCACCTTGACCTCGGCCTCTGCCACCGCCCAGGAGCCTTTGGCCACCGCCTCGATGGTGCAGAACACGCTGTCCAGGTCCGCCGCCGGGCTCTCGCCGCTGGGCTTCCTGGAGGGGCAGGGCGCGGACGGCCGGGCGGACAGCTTATGGGCGACGGTGGCGGCGGCGTCCGTCGGCGAGTCCTTCTTCTTGGTCTTCTTTTTGATGGCGCGGGCGTTCTGGACGTCCGACTGAGCCGTAGCAGTGATGTTGCCGGGGGTAAccgacaaggaggaggagacggaggaggtgggggaagaGGGGAAATGCGGAGGCAAGAGCGGTGACAGCggagagcgggaggaggaggaggagtgagtgcGGTCGCGGTGGTCTATCATCTCCTGCTTGACCTCTGCCTTGACCAGAGCGGCCggctgcacagagagagaggaggatgggtTCTCCTGAGACTTGGAGACGGCCGGCTCTATCTTCCCGGCTTCAGACGCCAAGCACATCTATCAAAGTAAAATCAGCAAATGTCACCTTAAGTAGAATATAATTAAATAGTTAAATCCATCACACAGTTGCGTGGACACTGCCATCCACGTCCATGGCTCGTCTCGTGAATTCGGTAACCGCACTTCAAACAGTTCCCCTCTGATCATCTCGATCGTCTTACCTCCGCCAGCTGGAAGAGAGCGGACTGCCCGCACGGCTTGGTCTCCGGGACGGCAGACGGCGCTGGATGTGGAGACGCCCGCTTTATTCAGTCAAAGAAAGGAAAGACAGATTTTGAATAAGGATACGTAGACACCGCTACAGGGGGATCCAATGGTATCAGGTGGTATCAGGTGTATCAGACTTAAAAAGGCAAACTGGTATTGAAACCACAGAAGGCGAGTAATCTGTACTTGCTCTGGTATCAAAGGAGGCCTGGTTTTAAACAacagaaatgtgttttaaagACTACCATACACTTGCACTACACCTCAATAACCAAATAAATAAGGTTAACTATTGGCCCCAAATGACAAAATCAATAGTCCACTAGATGTAAACCATTATAACTTTACAAGGAAGTAACgtgtgtatttgaatgaatTGTGGCATTATGGTACAAAGTTACCTCTGTCattggggagaggggagacttGACCCTGTTTTTAGAGATGTCCGGCACTCTATTCTGTGTTGCACTTAGTGTCTATAGAAGGAAGGCAAAAGCACACAACAACTATGGTTAAATGTAATAACGGACCGTCTCAGCACATTGCTGTGGCTGCTACATTTTTCATAAAGaaatataaatcaataaacaCACGAAATGTTTACACATCAAAAATAAGAAGATCATTTACTGCCGTAATGGTGAACTGCGGATAAATGCGTTCATTCGATGGTCTTTTAATAACCCAAAAAGTTTCCCCAAGATGCACAGCTTCCATAGTATGGGAGTGGGATCCTGCCATCTTCGGCCAGGACATTTTGATGACGGCTACAGTTAGCGCACCTGAAGTGCTGACATGAAGCGTTCTCAGACTGAGggatgtctctcgccctcttatatattcatttatttgatcCCTGGGATATTCTGACAGAGTGTAACCTTACCTTATACCTCCTTTTTATTTGTTGCATTAACATTTTGTTCATGAATAAAACCCACAAAGCATTTCAACATTGGTTTTGAATGCCTACCAAAACAAAACGAATATCAGAATAATTGGGCTCAGCACTTACTTGTTCATTGTTGTGAGCTGTTGTTAACTGTCATTCAGCAATGAGTAATAAATTCATAATTTTCGTGGATTGTGACTTGAATAGCTGCCTTAGCAAGCGACTCCCAGGGGGAAGGTAAGAGTTCCTAATGGGTTCCCTGGTTATTGACTGGTTACTGCACTGGCTGCCTGCAGTGCACTAGGGGTTTGGGATGACGTTTTTACATGGCAATTGTTACAGAGGCACAGGAATAACAAATTGTAGGGCCTGAGTCCAAAACATGCAAATACAGGAACAGATTCTCGTGACACacacctcttcttcttctttttcttttttcccttGGAGGGTGTTCTCTGTGATTGCCACCCCTGTTAAGCTTGGTATTGAATTGCTGGGTGGGCtctaaaaacacaaaataaagacaTATGAAATCAGAGTTATTAAAAGCAATAATGTATTGCTTTTGACGTGTTGCCCTTTTTCACAGGCATTTCCAATGCAGCTTATTTAAATAGTATTtctgaaaatgtaaaataaatcatgAATTTGGCCATTTAGATCACATGAAGCCAAACCATAACACAGACCATCTATTCTGCTAGGTGTTCTGGCTCCCTCTAGTTGTGATGGTCACCATTACAGCCAGAGGTCAatacgtgtgtgagtgcaggcaCAGTACCCACCTCTCTGGCACTTAGAGCGCGCTCGCCAGCCAGTAGGAGCATGCTCAGTCCGCCCATCTTCGTAGGATCTGACGAAAAGaaacgcacacgcaagcacacacacactctttgttaATATTCATAACCTTATATACATAACCATTATTGATTTCTAATATATGAATGGATAGGAAAGAATTGTATCAATTAATATTCTTCAATGAATAACAGCGGAGtgcattttatttcaaataGAGAAAGACAAAGTGTTCCAGAGACATTTTAATGAGGGCAATAACGAGGAGTTGCTCTGTCAATGTTGGCCCATTCAAATCATTGCACCGGTAAAGTACAAGACGTCCTTACACATAAACCCCTCAATTGTAATACAGGTATAATAACTCAAAACACTGCAAGTAGTGCGCCGCCACCACTCAGAGGGCGGGCTCCGGACACCCACCTGCCATGGCAAAGTTCAACTGGGGCATGCCAGCCGACTTGGGCACTTTTTTGGCAGCGGTGGAGTCCTTGGACGGGGCATTGGAAGGGAAGGACCAGACCTTCTTGCGGTGGTTGCAGGCGGGCTGGCAGGACGGGGGGGTCTTTACGGGCTTGTTGGTGGTGGGGCACCACTTGTAACCTGGGTTTGCCTTCATGAAGGCGTCCTTGTACTGGAAAGGAACACAAATCGGTCGTTGGTGTAGGGGAGAAAAGAAAGGTTCCTCTGAGGTTTGGACGACCCTTTTGTGATTGGTTTTCGCAATTATTTAAAATTGTGTAATGGGCGTTTTATTCGTCTGAAAAAACAGGTGttttattagtctttgacaAAAGGCAAAGAATagttatatatactatatatccTCTGTCATTTAATCATTTGCCATGGTATAAGTAAGGGCTATTATGAAGCATTGTTCCTCATGGGacttttcaaatgaaaaattaaagttGAAAACGGTACTTAAAGCAATTGGCATACTTTATATTCCGCTGTGTAGCTAATTTAAAGGGTCAGGGAAAGATGTCAAAACATCCAAGAGTTGGTTTCAAAGAAAATGTAAGCAGTGTTTACAATCATTAGCCTGGCACTACCTGCCAAcaaaacagtaaacacaaataGTACCAATTACATTAAACCACGTATTGAAAATAAACTGTTGGCTGCAAATATTGAGACAGGTGCCAACTTAAATTATTAAGTGCTGATCAGCCATTCAAAAGCACAATAACATGCATTAGAGTAGGCATTAAATCGAATGTAAATCGTACTAAAAGTCTATTTGATACTTCGGGGAGTCGGAATCGAGGAGAAATGCATTGCCAAAAAAACCGATAAGGAACCAGGGCACTCACCTCCTTGGCCATGTCCGTGTACTTCTGCTTCTCCTTGGGCTCCAGAACCGCCCACCAGTCGGCCAGGATCTTGGTGGCGCCGCGGTTGTCCAGGCGGGGGTGCTCCTGCCGTACCAGCGAGCGGTGGCGCTTGCAGAAGAGCAGGAAGGCGTTCATGGGCCGCCGTGCCCGCTGCTCCGTGGggtcctcctccgtctcctccctggCCACCACGCACTGCTCCgtgccgggccccggggcctggcCACAAGGTGCCTGTGGCTGGAGACGACGGGTCAACCCGTTAGGAGAGTCGTACCGGAGACCTCCTGCCTCAAGGTCTACTAGATGTACTGCTTTCTCGTGATCGGCTATGGACGCAAAGTTTAAGCGCCGCCTTTGCGTCACAAACGGCAGGATGGTCTTTAGTGGTACgggggtttgactcccagcggaccccaatgtctgcagaaTACCAGTAGGCGTCCTTGACCTTTCTTGACCCCTACCTAGTCATTGATAAAATGCATCTAAAGTTGGGCAATGCAAGTAGCTTCGGATGCAAGTGTCAGCTAAACTATCCACCAGGAAGATAATCAACAACCGTAATGATGATGAgtaataatcaataaaagctTTATCAAAAGTGGTTCCTCTACGAAATCTACACCATCAAACCACTTTGTGGGTTTTTTACCAACTTGGCCCGGGAGGCCCAGGCTTACCTTCTccagttcctcctcctcttcctcctcctcctcttctgagaAATCCAGAGCCTTcttggagaggagggggtgccACTGCAGGCATTTGCGCTTGGGGCGCTTGCCCCCGACTTCCCCAGCGGCGGGGGGCTCCTTGCCCCTTCCTCCACCTTTCATGGTCCTACCGCCCCTGGTGGAAAAAAGTAACGTTTAGGACCAGGCCGTATCTAGGCCGCAGGGCCTGGCGAATGGACTGGGTTTGTCTAACTACCACATGATCTTGGCTGTTATCTTGAAGTTAATGTGGGTATAATGATGGAAGTACCAAGTCGATGACATTGGTTGTTCATAGACAGAGCCAAAAGGACAGCATCCAAGCATTAGGATATTATTGCACTGTGGGTTGGAGACAATTGCAATTTTGGTTCCTCTTTGTCTGGCACATACTTTGGAACTGACAAAAAAGCTGACTTTGTCTTGAGTTTCCAGGAAATATCCGGTCTCAAAATgtcatatacatgtgtgtggtCCATCGCCCTGCTCTAAATAACTTATTGCATTATTTTCTCaacaatcagggcatctcttctttGATTGGCTCAGGGAATCCTTAATGCCTTTCAATCACAGATTtgtgaaatgcaacacttctcaatgaCGGAGAaacgcagagagggagggagcagaaagCATTTTCTGTAGTTTAGTTTcaacatctctctttctctctttatttaattgaactttttaatcttacctacagcaacTTTAATATCTGGCATGCTAGCACTTCACCACAAATGTTAACTGGGAAAGTTATCTGTTACTGAAACTGCTGCACGAGCCAATCAGGCTTACTTGAAGTGCCCTATCATTAACACATCAATTCCAACCACTTAAATAACAGCTGGATTATACAACATCAATAGTGCGACAGTGAGAGTAAATAGAATCTAGACACTGCTGTCCATTATTTTGGTCCTCTTAATTATGTAGGGAAGTAGCCTATTCTTGTTTTTTCCTATTCCATTTCCTGAATAACAGGTATAGGTATCCATATTGGTTTGATTCATGTTTCACCCCTTCACCATTTTTTCCACGCTAATGTTAAAACTTTAATATTATCCATTCCTGGGTACTGGGTCAAAAATGTTGTGATTACATACAACACTATCAATGTCGGCCGTGCAATGACTCTACTAGCTAAAGGCGCAGTGTAGGGGTGCATGTGCATTGCTCAAGGACACTTTGTTTTTGGATGGGGCAGGAGGGGGATTGAACCAGCCACATTCCAGTTGCCAATAAAACCATGGTGTTATTAATTTGGAGTTGTGAAAATGACTGTTATGTGTCACTGTTTGAGCTGGACACATAAAGCATAAAATAATACTGTGTGGGTCACTCCTGATAACACCTTCATACACAATGGTGCCGGTCTGTTGTTGCAtgtgaggaacacacacacacacacacacacacacacacacacacacacacacacacacacacacacacacacacacacacacacacacacacacacacacacacacacacacacacacacacacattcccaaaaTATAGTCATAACGAAAAATAGAACATACGTTGATAAATGTTTGCAATGCAAACTCAGATACCTTAAATCAATAACCTCTCATTGTTGGTCTTTAGCCTGTAGTGCGATACAAATTGTAAATGGGATTTTACCAATTCAACCGGGAATGTACATTTTAGATTTCGATTGCGTCCACTACCAAAACTTGCCGTCCTTGAAATGTAACAATTTCCCTTTTCTTACTAAATTATGAACATAAATTAGGCTAGCTTTCACCTGCATCAAACGCGCTTTTCAGAAGCACACTGCTAGATGCACTATTGTGCACATCtttggagggggttaaaaaggacttattattaatacatattattaatGACGGATTAAACTTTTCAATGTACAGTTGCTCTTGTGAAGAGATAGGGTCTGACGCTTGTAAAAGCTATGTTAAGGTAGCAAGGTTCCTTGTTTATAAGTTTTGTATGGCGTTATGCTTGCCAGGAAGTAAAAATATTATGTTGTATTCATTTCAAATGATATGCAATTCACTGAATGTGACAGTTTTGAGAACAAAAGAATTTGGTAAATCTTTGAAGTAAATTAACAattatcttgttttttttttcgacCTCTACAATGTGGACAACATGTAATAAACTCATCGCTTAAGTAGCATAgtcaaattgtaaataatttagTTAAAACACGGCAATGGTACACGCTGTACAAAACCCATCCTTCTTTCACTGTCTGCAGTCCCCGACCTCAATGTACACTAAATGTTACCGTTTTCTATATCAGTTCTCCCTAGTCATTTTATTTGGTTTGCAACTACcttttaaaaaaatagaaaccatattaaaacatttaatgttACAAAATAGAATCCAGGGTAGTATACATCTCTGGACCCTTTTGTTAGGGTTGCTAGAATTGTTGCCCAGATTTGTGTGTCCTCATTAACTTCTTACCCTGGCTTGGAACCAAATATCCTGCTTTGTCTTACTGGTGTATCAATGGTGAAAATACCCTTTATCCCTGTTGTTTACCTAACTAAAAACTTCAAATTAACAGGCAGTATTCCCTTGAGGAGTATTGATCAATCTAACGTAGACTTGGAGATTTTGTGGAGACAAGCTCAAACGAGTCAAATGAGCCTTTGAAGTTAAAATGGCACGTAAGCAAGAACTTTGTCATTTTCATATAATATTTTCCTGACAATTCATTGACAGAAAATGCTTTGACCAATCGCAGTAATACAAATAACAGAACAATAGCAAAATCAAACAGATGCCTATTAAAATCATTGTCTGAAGAGGCCCTTGAAACTTTGCCAATTTACAGTGTCTAAAGGCCTTCAACGTTTACTTCAAACATGATGATGAATAGTAACGACAAAAGTTTTGTGAGCATTTTTATTTGCAATATCTGTCTAAAGGGCTGACAATTTTGAGGTGCGTATAAGAGTGTACAACAGGTGTACTACAATTCGGCTCAATGACTTGGACGATGTAAAAGCATCGAagtctcatcccccccccccccccccccccttttgggATCGATTAAAATTAGTATTTCAAAGATTAGAAAGTAATCAAGTTATAAAAAGGTCATAAAACTATGGCGAATTCTATGTGGGAGATATTTTTTGCGAGCAGATATTATTAGCATATACGTGCATCATTGCTTAAGAAAACCAACCAAAACTAGTGTGAAATTGTAGGTTGCCCTAAGGTTTTCTCTGAAATGATAATAGCCAAATGTGGTTGTAGACATTATCTGGAAATTGGACATCTTCAGAAAATGGGCGAGGAGACCTTTTACCCATCCATACCCTTGCACATCTACTGTTATTAGACATTACCGTCCTTGGTTATGAATAAATAGGATAAATGACCTAGTTTGAGTAAAGGATTGTTGTTACCCCTCTGTTTCGTTCAAGACTTTTTAATTAGCTTCTATTACCTTGTTGTAGCTGAGACTTGCATCTCTGAGTCTGTTGTTTACTGAGTCGTATGGGATTATTAAGGGCACTGTGGCATTTTAGAGAACAGGTCATCTTTTTTAAGTCAAAGACAGATTTTACTTTGGCCATCAGATCTAGTCTCCAAATGTGAAATAATGATAGAATTCGGATACTTTAAGTCTAGCCGGTCTAATTTGACTCATTAATATGCAAATTCCTTATCTTAATTATCCCTTTCAGTCGTGCGTCACCTCAACAGGGCTTGTATTGCATTTTATTGTTAGTTTGTCTTTGCTAACCTGACACAACTCCAAGTATAGGCAAATATGCAAATTGGCATAACATCACGTAATAGTTCGCTACGAACAATTCAATGAAGAAAACTGCTGAATCGGTACATTGAAATAATACAAAGGTATGCATACAAGTATTGATCTTACATATAAACTACAAAACATGGCACACTAAATATTAAATTCACATTTTAATCAATTTCATAGCAACTATGATTTACGACTAGAAAGTGCCATCATTACAATTTCCCCGGATGCATCCCAAACAGAAGgtgaaacaaaacacacatgttGAATGAAAACTGACCGAAAAAAAGGGATACTTACTTATGATCAAACTATGGAAATGCTGTATGAGTGATGAAGATGGATCTGCCACTGCCTTTGTCATGCAATGACGATGACCTATAAAATACAGACATAGACACTACTCTCAGTTAAGCGTCACATTTTCATGGCTCACAACAAGGAAAACCGCGTTCAGTCGACCGTGAAACCGGAGCAGAGCAACTTTAACTGGGAATAGCCCAGTGACAGTGCGTACACAGCACAGGGCATTTCTTGAAACTACTGTTGGACATTTTGTTGATCACTGACCATTACAGCAGTGAAGTCGTTCCGCCCATTTAGTCAAACAAGAGCTCGAAGGCCATAAGCCACGACCCCTCGATGAATGAAATGCAATATTCGAAATGCTCCAATTCAATCGGCGTTAGTGGATGTAGTCCATCGCTGCGCAGTGCTTTGGTTGTGTTTTCAGGTAAAACTGCTGATGTCCGATGGGTCACCGCCTGAAGTCTTGAGCAACTGAACGCTTTAAATGCGCTATCACGACCCGACACGACGGGTTGCTAAACTAAACGCACATCGCTCGCTTAAAGTCTCCATACAAAGCGTAACACAAGCTCACATTTTCATCTCCCTGCAAAACGTCGAGCTGGGGTCTGACAAGACAGACAGGCGAACGAGAGTCCATCTTGCTttggagaacccccccccccccaccccgagtACAGTAACGTTAGGATATCACTCCTGTCAAAAACTCTCCGCGGCGTCGTCGTCGAAATGTCTCCCACCCGAGAAACCTCGGGGTTCATTAATTAAACTGGGGATCTTCTGCCCGGCCACACGCATCCGTGGGCCGTGTCTACCCCACGGTGGCCCCGTTTCCTACCAGTTACTAGGAATAAAAGTAGCTAGTTAGCTTGCTAGCCTTCCAGCCTGCTGGACGTGTCACAGCCATGACATACAATGACTCGAAACCCCGCTGGAGGATCGCTTATTAACACTCCTGCGTTGACACTCGCAGAATTAAAGGTTGCGTTTTGCATGGGGTCCAGCGGTCCGGGAGAACGTCCACCTAGACGCGGGGTGGCGATGCATTTGATGCGGAatcaagagggggagagagggtccGGACCACTTGGCTCAGAAACAGTTGCATACGAGCTACATAACGCGTGTTTATACGTCGATTTCACAGAGCAGTGAATTAAACATTGAACAACATGAACACACCATGCTAAAACGACACTGCACGCCCTGGGTTATAAAGGAAATATCGACGCGAGACCTATTTTTtagcggggggaggaggagggggtggggggggcagagaaCCAACACGCGGACATCATGTCAAAAGAAAGCGATAATACTCGTTTCACGGTGATGCACCGAGACCCCGACCAAGAGGACGAGCGGCTCTCCACGAAGGACCGGAGACATACAGGATCTCTGTCATGACGGCCACATCATGTCAAAACATACCTCCAACGTCCAGCTTCAGCGCCACGGCCCTCGCATCATCAGTGGCGTCCACCTTTTAACTTATTGACACATCATAACAGTTCAGCACTGCCTGTACTTCTTCACCCCGGGGATCAATGCGATCGGGTCGTCGGCGAAGCACAGCACGAAGCGAACATTAAACGTCGATCGTGCACGAATTGTATTCGAATGAAAACAATTTGAGTCACATTCATCCGGTTATTTTCTCCCCGAGTACATTTCACATCTTACCCATCTACCCTCCCCCCGTTTGCAAAGTGTTCCTACAGTCCCTCGGAGCTGATGTTCATACCTAAGCATCGGCCTAGCTGTGCTTGAACAACATCCGTGGCCGAACAACATTCACCAAACTTTTATGTTTCCCCGTCTTTCGACTTTAGCAAAAGGTCAGAGAAAAGGTGCGCAGCGCCCATTTAAAACCCCGATGAGATAGAAAAGGGTAAGTCACAGTGTGGCTTAGTTGAGTGACTATTGATATAGCTTCCTGAGTCTTGCGCTACTGATGAATCGAGAAAATCAGGTCAAATAAAGAGGTAGTT
The Gadus morhua chromosome 7, gadMor3.0, whole genome shotgun sequence DNA segment above includes these coding regions:
- the bbx gene encoding HMG box transcription factor BBX isoform X2, which encodes MKGGGRGKEPPAAGEVGGKRPKRKCLQWHPLLSKKALDFSEEEEEEEEEELEKPQAPCGQAPGPGTEQCVVAREETEEDPTEQRARRPMNAFLLFCKRHRSLVRQEHPRLDNRGATKILADWWAVLEPKEKQKYTDMAKEYKDAFMKANPGYKWCPTTNKPVKTPPSCQPACNHRKKVWSFPSNAPSKDSTAAKKVPKSAGMPQLNFAMADPTKMGGLSMLLLAGERALSARESPPSNSIPSLTGVAITENTLQGKKEKEEEETLSATQNRVPDISKNRVKSPLSPMTERASPHPAPSAVPETKPCGQSALFQLAEMCLASEAGKIEPAVSKSQENPSSSLSVQPAALVKAEVKQEMIDHRDRTHSSSSSRSPLSPLLPPHFPSSPTSSVSSSLSVTPGNITATAQSDVQNARAIKKKTKKKDSPTDAAATVAHKLSARPSAPCPSRKPSGESPAADLDSVFCTIEAVAKGSWAVAEAEVKVRKRSQDGGGTVSPGSPKKKSKPRTPKTPPKGPANEEATAKGEESGNPVRLHSVSSLSEVENNNNNNNNEDDLKEEEEEEEEEMETEVVPASPKEEAVEMSEEEAGGVSAAQSPGAVPSGGQEPPAAGLRPKDEEAEKDKVLEAMESGAESRGSRKSERSCKGALYKTLVSEGMLTSLRANIDRGKRFAFRASEHDANWQEEGCVVPPTGPPNPKKLKKSKSKDESSQGLGKLEEEFEKKFNSLPQFSPMTFDKKSTTVVKKKKPDSPPTAQEEGPKAAKGSSSSQKKTSFHKIVRKHKQKKEKPNVREKALPSDLAPPSDSGTNKAKLCAPPCVPASAPPCLPPAPAGPEAAGATALETLLVGSQKRKARKNKITHLVRTADGSVSPIEEDKAKELPQEQEKKPLFTQQKLCKDQRCFEAPSPERVDAPGGPQELPAFFSLAALAEVAAMENVHRGQRGSVSDTQTKELAKAPLLISCSDQ
- the bbx gene encoding HMG box transcription factor BBX isoform X1, giving the protein MKGGGRGKEPPAAGEVGGKRPKRKCLQWHPLLSKKALDFSEEEEEEEEEELEKPQAPCGQAPGPGTEQCVVAREETEEDPTEQRARRPMNAFLLFCKRHRSLVRQEHPRLDNRGATKILADWWAVLEPKEKQKYTDMAKEYKDAFMKANPGYKWCPTTNKPVKTPPSCQPACNHRKKVWSFPSNAPSKDSTAAKKVPKSAGMPQLNFAMADPTKMGGLSMLLLAGERALSARESPPSNSIPSLTGVAITENTLQGKKEKEEEETLSATQNRVPDISKNRVKSPLSPMTERASPHPAPSAVPETKPCGQSALFQLAEMCLASEAGKIEPAVSKSQENPSSSLSVQPAALVKAEVKQEMIDHRDRTHSSSSSRSPLSPLLPPHFPSSPTSSVSSSLSVTPGNITATAQSDVQNARAIKKKTKKKDSPTDAAATVAHKLSARPSAPCPSRKPSGESPAADLDSVFCTIEAVAKGSWAVAEAEVKVRKRSQDGGGTVSPGSPKKKSKPRTPKTPPKGPANEEATAKGEESGNPVRLHSVSSLSEVENNNNNNNNEDDLKEEEEEEEEEMETEVVPASPKEEAVEMSEEEAGGVSAAQSPGAVPSGGQEPPAAGLRPKDEEAEKDKVLEAMESGAESRGSRKSERSCKGALYKTLVSEGMLTSLRANIDRGKRFAFRASEHDANWQEEGCVVPPTGPPNPKKLKKSKSKDESSQGLGKLEEEFEKKFNSLPQFSPMTFDKKSTTVVKKKKPDSPPTAQEEGPKAAKGSSSSQKKTSFHKIVRKHKQKKEKPNVREKVALPSDLAPPSDSGTNKAKLCAPPCVPASAPPCLPPAPAGPEAAGATALETLLVGSQKRKARKNKITHLVRTADGSVSPIEEDKAKELPQEQEKKPLFTQQKLCKDQRCFEAPSPERVDAPGGPQELPAFFSLAALAEVAAMENVHRGQRGSVSDTQTKELAKAPLLISCSDQ
- the bbx gene encoding HMG box transcription factor BBX isoform X3 codes for the protein MKGGGRGKEPPAAGEVGGKRPKRKCLQWHPLLSKKALDFSEEEEEEEEEELEKPQAPCGQAPGPGTEQCVVAREETEEDPTEQRARRPMNAFLLFCKRHRSLVRQEHPRLDNRGATKILADWWAVLEPKEKQKYTDMAKEYKDAFMKANPGYKWCPTTNKPVKTPPSCQPACNHRKKVWSFPSNAPSKDSTAAKKVPKSAGMPQLNFAMADPTKMGGLSMLLLAGERALSARESPPSNSIPSLTGVAITENTLQGKKEKEEEETLSATQNRVPDISKNRVKSPLSPMTERASPHPAPSAVPETKPCGQSALFQLAEMCLASEAGKIEPAVSKSQENPSSSLSVQPAALVKAEVKQEMIDHRDRTHSSSSSRSPLSPLLPPHFPSSPTSSVSSSLSVTPGNITATAQSDVQNARAIKKKTKKKDSPTDAAATVAHKLSARPSAPCPSRKPSGESPAADLDSVFCTIEAVAKGSWAVAEAEVKVRKRSQDGGGTVSPGSPKKKSKPRTPKTPPKGPANEEATAKGEESGNPVRLHSVSSLSEVENNNNNNNNEDDLKEEEEEEEEEMETEVVPASPKEEAVEMSEEEAGGVSAAQSPGAVPSGGQEPPAAGLRPKDEEAEKDKVLEAMESGAESRGSRKSERSCKGALYKTLVSEGMLTSLRANIDRGKRFAFRASEHDANWQEEGCVVPPTGPPNPKKLKKSKSKDESSQGLGKLEEEFEKKFNSLPQFSPMTFDKKSTTVVKKKKPDSPPTAQEEGPKAAKVALPSDLAPPSDSGTNKAKLCAPPCVPASAPPCLPPAPAGPEAAGATALETLLVGSQKRKARKNKITHLVRTADGSVSPIEEDKAKELPQEQEKKPLFTQQKLCKDQRCFEAPSPERVDAPGGPQELPAFFSLAALAEVAAMENVHRGQRGSVSDTQTKELAKAPLLISCSDQ